One genomic region from Kiritimatiellia bacterium encodes:
- a CDS encoding TIGR00282 family metallophosphoesterase, translated as MHLRILYVGDIFGAPGRQVFARTIPRLRESLKIDAVIANAENAAAGRGLTPALAEELLAAGADVLTLGDHAWDQKEIIPFLSRTDRVIRPANFAPDCPGSGSTWIELPNGVRIAVAVFVGRVFMPPADCPFRSADALLRNLGGAPVFAEIHAEATSEKIAFARHLDGRVSAVVGTHTHVQTADETILPRGTAYITDLGMTGPRDSIIGSDVDGILRRFLTGMPVKFEVAEKDPALEGALITVDSATGHAKSIKRIRER; from the coding sequence ATGCACCTCCGAATCCTGTATGTCGGCGACATTTTCGGAGCGCCGGGCCGACAAGTGTTCGCGCGGACCATACCCCGGCTGCGGGAGTCCCTGAAAATCGACGCGGTGATCGCCAACGCCGAAAACGCCGCGGCCGGACGCGGCCTCACGCCAGCGCTCGCGGAAGAGCTACTCGCCGCCGGCGCCGACGTGTTGACGCTCGGCGACCACGCGTGGGATCAAAAAGAGATCATCCCTTTTCTATCGCGGACTGACCGCGTGATCCGGCCGGCCAACTTCGCCCCCGACTGTCCCGGCTCCGGTTCGACCTGGATCGAACTGCCGAACGGAGTCCGGATCGCCGTCGCCGTATTCGTCGGGCGAGTCTTCATGCCGCCGGCCGACTGCCCGTTCCGATCGGCCGACGCCCTGCTGCGGAACCTTGGAGGCGCCCCCGTTTTCGCGGAAATCCACGCGGAAGCCACGTCCGAAAAGATCGCCTTCGCGCGCCATCTGGACGGCCGCGTCTCCGCTGTCGTCGGCACCCACACTCATGTCCAAACCGCGGATGAAACGATTCTGCCCCGCGGAACGGCTTACATCACTGACCTCGGAATGACCGGACCCCGGGACTCTATCATCGGCAGCGACGTCGACGGCATTCTGCGCCGGTTTCTCACCGGTATGCCCGTCAAATTCGAGGTCGCCGAGAAAGACCCGGCGCTAGAGGGCGCGCTGATTACGGTCGATTCCGCCACCGGCCACGCCAAATCCATCAAACGAATTCGCGAACGCTGA
- a CDS encoding septum formation initiator family protein, which produces MNIWVFIYRASWVAIVVLTIVLVVALFAPKFREMRALQDREEQLREEVRLEQEMLRYLQQKQERLRTDPRFVEKIAREELGLAKPGETIFKFIDEPAPTNARTRRP; this is translated from the coding sequence GTGAACATCTGGGTGTTTATCTACCGGGCCAGTTGGGTCGCTATCGTCGTGCTCACCATCGTGCTCGTTGTCGCGCTATTCGCCCCGAAGTTCCGCGAAATGCGCGCGCTACAGGATCGCGAGGAACAGCTTCGGGAAGAGGTCCGCCTTGAGCAGGAAATGCTGCGCTACCTCCAACAAAAACAGGAGCGCCTCCGCACGGATCCTCGATTTGTGGAGAAAATCGCGCGCGAGGAACTCGGCCTCGCCAAACCTGGGGAAACGATCTTCAAATTCATCGACGAGCCCGCCCCCACAAACGCGCGCACGCGCCGACCGTGA
- a CDS encoding glycosyltransferase family 39 protein, which produces MIDFAALPWRRSALAWLLALGFALYFVRLGAPVMVREQELRVALTAREMVESGNWLEPRYLGEPRFRKPPLMYWAVAAGYLAAGRTDSAWLARAPSAAATLALAATLFAYARGIAGSRTASLGTILFLTTFIVLRQGRHAETDALLILWTSCAILCGFATLHRGLHLGWTAAAGLASGLGVLTKGPAALAIPALSWAVAVALSPYGRPPLQRTALHLLVWLFLSALLSAPWFLLIIRHPESPVQLRAELVALFTAETRHPGPWYYYFYTAFHALAPWSLVLPFALAASIRLARRRRIERESLAWFASAFLLLSLTPSKQIHYALLLAPPAALLAARWLARLRDRRFARIRTAALILVTAGALTFSLFLSTRYRPQQALADLLRAHRDSLRAAPSVLLVGRHRGTAEFHAGRPVRDIDNLPEALRLAQSGDWILLTATESALPDPPPRAERIGSAESRGFRAELWKIQ; this is translated from the coding sequence GTGATTGACTTCGCCGCCCTGCCTTGGCGCCGCAGCGCCCTCGCCTGGCTCCTTGCTCTCGGCTTCGCGCTCTATTTCGTCCGACTCGGCGCGCCCGTGATGGTCCGCGAGCAGGAGCTGCGGGTCGCGCTCACGGCCCGAGAAATGGTCGAATCCGGCAACTGGCTAGAACCGCGCTATCTGGGCGAGCCCAGGTTCCGCAAGCCGCCTTTGATGTACTGGGCCGTCGCGGCAGGCTATCTCGCGGCGGGTCGAACCGATTCCGCATGGCTCGCCCGCGCTCCATCCGCAGCAGCGACGCTGGCGCTTGCAGCCACGCTGTTCGCCTACGCTCGGGGCATAGCCGGTTCCCGAACTGCGTCGCTCGGGACGATCCTCTTCCTGACCACATTCATTGTCCTTAGACAGGGACGCCATGCCGAAACAGACGCCCTCCTCATTCTCTGGACCTCCTGCGCGATCCTCTGCGGATTTGCGACCCTTCACAGGGGTCTGCACCTGGGCTGGACGGCGGCAGCGGGTCTTGCGTCCGGCTTAGGCGTCCTCACCAAAGGGCCGGCTGCCCTCGCTATTCCGGCTCTCAGTTGGGCAGTCGCCGTCGCCCTCTCGCCGTACGGTCGGCCGCCTCTGCAGCGGACGGCTCTTCACCTCCTCGTTTGGCTCTTCCTGTCGGCTCTCCTCTCCGCGCCATGGTTTCTCCTCATCATCCGGCACCCAGAATCCCCGGTGCAGCTTCGCGCGGAGCTTGTCGCACTTTTCACCGCGGAAACTCGCCACCCCGGACCCTGGTACTATTATTTCTACACGGCCTTCCACGCCCTCGCGCCTTGGAGCCTCGTTCTTCCTTTCGCGCTCGCCGCCTCGATCCGTCTCGCGCGCCGACGTCGAATCGAACGCGAATCGCTGGCGTGGTTCGCCTCGGCCTTCCTCCTCCTCTCGCTGACGCCCTCAAAGCAAATCCACTATGCGCTCTTGCTCGCACCGCCGGCCGCCCTCCTCGCCGCCCGATGGCTCGCCCGCCTTCGGGATCGGCGCTTCGCTCGCATTCGAACCGCCGCATTGATTCTCGTCACCGCCGGCGCACTGACCTTCAGTCTGTTCCTTTCGACGAGGTATCGTCCCCAGCAGGCGCTCGCCGACCTGCTCCGAGCCCACCGCGACTCGCTCCGCGCCGCTCCGTCCGTCCTTCTGGTCGGACGCCATCGCGGCACCGCCGAATTTCATGCCGGCCGCCCCGTCCGCGACATCGACAATCTGCCCGAGGCCCTCCGCCTAGCCCAGTCGGGCGACTGGATCCTTCTCACCGCCACCGAATCTGCCCTGCCCGATCCGCCCCCGCGCGCCGAACGCATCGGATCCGCCGAATCCCGCGGCTTCCGCGCCGAACTATGGAAAATCCAATGA
- the bioA gene encoding adenosylmethionine--8-amino-7-oxononanoate transaminase: MEKFAQAGVSLGERAEALEAVRAWDRAHVWHPYTRASTLEESPPPCIVRGEGIYLVDDTGRLYIDAISSWWCAALGHGHPRIVEAIRRQAPVLQHSILANLTHPQAAELAWRLARMMPTDDRRVLFASDGASAVEQALKIAVQYWHNIGRPERKTFACIHGAYHGDTLGAMAVGYLEAWHKPFCSLLAETICLPFPPDPNAENWIAVLEPRRHDLAAVIVEPLCLGAAGMKMYPASALRALAEWCRNSETLLIVDEIATGFGRTGRWFAFEHAGIDPDLVCVGKALTAGSLPMSATIARESLYRTFADRPVDRTLQHGHTFCGNPIAAAAANEALRIYEEIDAPARAARLGRLLADSLGRLRGANGVREVRCLGLIGAVELEPEPTVPGRPPLIPRPHRIRLNLMRQGILLRPLGPVLYLMPPLIITEGELCDLADRFVDAILAGTSA, encoded by the coding sequence ATGGAAAAATTTGCCCAAGCAGGCGTGTCCCTTGGCGAAAGGGCCGAGGCTTTGGAAGCTGTAAGGGCATGGGACCGCGCCCACGTGTGGCATCCGTATACGCGGGCGTCGACGCTCGAGGAATCGCCCCCGCCGTGCATTGTCCGAGGCGAGGGTATCTACCTTGTCGATGACACTGGCCGGCTTTACATCGACGCCATTTCGTCCTGGTGGTGCGCAGCGTTGGGGCATGGTCATCCGCGGATCGTCGAGGCCATCCGCCGGCAGGCGCCTGTCTTGCAGCACAGCATCCTCGCGAACCTGACCCATCCGCAGGCCGCTGAACTCGCCTGGCGGCTGGCGCGAATGATGCCGACAGATGACCGGCGCGTGCTCTTCGCGAGCGACGGCGCGAGCGCCGTAGAACAGGCCCTCAAGATCGCCGTCCAATATTGGCACAACATCGGCCGTCCCGAACGCAAGACGTTTGCCTGCATCCACGGCGCCTATCACGGCGACACACTGGGTGCGATGGCCGTCGGATATCTGGAGGCCTGGCACAAACCTTTCTGCAGCCTGCTTGCCGAAACGATCTGCTTGCCTTTCCCGCCAGATCCGAACGCGGAAAACTGGATCGCCGTCTTAGAGCCGCGCCGGCACGATCTTGCCGCGGTCATAGTCGAGCCGCTCTGCCTCGGGGCCGCGGGGATGAAAATGTATCCCGCCTCCGCGCTGCGCGCGCTGGCCGAGTGGTGCCGGAACAGCGAAACGCTCCTGATCGTCGATGAAATCGCGACGGGATTCGGACGGACGGGCCGCTGGTTCGCCTTCGAGCACGCGGGCATCGATCCCGACCTTGTATGTGTCGGCAAGGCGCTGACTGCTGGCTCGCTGCCCATGAGCGCAACGATCGCGCGCGAATCACTGTATCGGACGTTCGCGGATCGGCCCGTGGACCGCACGCTCCAGCACGGCCACACATTCTGTGGAAATCCGATTGCGGCGGCCGCGGCCAACGAGGCGCTGCGGATTTACGAGGAAATCGACGCGCCGGCGCGAGCGGCGCGGCTCGGCAGGTTACTGGCGGATTCGCTGGGGCGTCTCCGCGGTGCGAACGGAGTGCGAGAGGTCCGTTGTCTCGGTCTCATCGGCGCGGTGGAGCTGGAACCCGAGCCGACGGTGCCAGGCAGGCCGCCGCTCATTCCTCGGCCGCACCGGATCCGACTCAACTTGATGAGGCAGGGTATCCTGTTGCGGCCACTGGGCCCAGTGCTATACCTGATGCCGCCCCTCATTATCACGGAAGGCGAGCTCTGCGATCTGGCAGATCGGTTCGTAGATGCCATCCTCGCGGGGACCAGCGCCTGA
- the hemW gene encoding radical SAM family heme chaperone HemW, whose translation MPGLYVHIPFCVRKCAYCDFYSVETARGPLAHRLRQRDQPDQPAFLEAIRRELALIPADFTPDTVFFGGGTPTELSEADLVSLLKILADDVDLSGVVEWTCESNPGTLTMSKIEKLLAAGVNRFSLGVQSFDSASLEFLGRIHTAEEAREGVRMLRQAGVQNLNIDLMYGVPGMSMNTIRRDLESVLALEPEHIAWYGLIFEEGTPLNDLRRRGFVKEVDEDAELQQYEFIRSALQAAGYRHYEISNFAKPGHECRHNLLYWSGGEYIGIGPSAHSHWRGVRWGNVRDLGAYIRRLECGESPVAFREELPPDAKARETLVMSLRRLDGVSRHEFRSLTGYDYAELCADALPWLIREGLLDDSGDRLRLTEKGLFVSDSIFAELV comes from the coding sequence ATGCCGGGCCTCTATGTCCACATCCCGTTTTGCGTGCGTAAGTGCGCATACTGCGACTTTTATTCGGTCGAGACCGCCCGTGGACCCCTTGCACATCGCCTCCGACAGCGCGACCAACCGGACCAGCCGGCCTTTCTCGAAGCGATCCGTCGGGAGCTGGCCCTGATCCCTGCCGACTTCACGCCGGACACCGTTTTCTTCGGCGGCGGAACCCCAACGGAGCTCTCGGAAGCGGACCTCGTCAGTCTGTTGAAGATCCTCGCCGACGATGTCGACCTTTCGGGCGTCGTGGAATGGACATGCGAGTCGAACCCGGGAACCCTGACGATGTCAAAAATCGAGAAACTTCTCGCCGCAGGGGTCAATCGCTTTTCGCTCGGCGTCCAATCGTTTGATTCGGCCTCGCTCGAATTTCTCGGCAGGATTCATACCGCCGAAGAGGCCCGGGAAGGAGTTCGGATGCTACGTCAAGCCGGCGTTCAAAACCTTAACATCGACCTCATGTACGGCGTGCCTGGCATGAGCATGAACACGATTCGTCGCGACCTCGAGTCCGTGCTTGCGCTCGAGCCGGAACACATCGCCTGGTATGGGCTAATTTTTGAGGAGGGCACTCCGCTGAATGACCTCCGCCGCCGCGGTTTTGTGAAAGAAGTCGACGAAGACGCTGAACTGCAGCAGTACGAATTCATCCGGTCCGCGCTCCAGGCTGCGGGATATCGCCACTACGAAATTTCCAATTTTGCCAAACCGGGCCACGAATGCCGGCACAACCTCCTGTATTGGAGCGGAGGCGAATACATTGGCATCGGCCCATCCGCGCATTCCCACTGGCGAGGTGTCCGCTGGGGAAATGTTCGCGACCTCGGCGCCTACATCCGCCGGCTCGAATGTGGCGAAAGCCCCGTGGCATTCCGTGAAGAACTCCCACCCGACGCGAAGGCTCGCGAAACGCTGGTCATGTCCCTGCGCCGGCTGGACGGGGTGAGCCGACATGAATTCCGATCGCTCACGGGATACGATTACGCCGAGCTCTGCGCGGACGCACTTCCCTGGCTCATCCGCGAGGGGCTTCTCGATGACTCAGGCGATCGCCTGAGGCTCACGGAAAAGGGCCTCTTTGTCAGCGATTCCATATTTGCGGAACTTGTGTGA